The Methanosarcina acetivorans C2A genome includes the window AATTCTTCCCATAATTTGGAATCGATGTACTAGTCTGCTTGAGCGGAGCGAAACAGAGGGCGCACTGCAGAGCCGTAACTCTGCCGAAACAGAGGACGCACTGCAGAGCCGCAACTCTGCCGAAACAGACAGCTTACTCCCGAGGCGCAATTCGGGAAGCACAACTAAGGCAATCCAACTCTGCCAAAAGACACCCATTTATATCTTCAAGAATATATTCTTACTCGGGTTGGGTTACTGCAGTGTCCTTATACCATATCTGGGTGAGATTGTTGTATATTAGACTTTCATGTGAGGGAACTGGTATCAGCTGAAAACTAATATCAATTCGGTTCCGGTCTTTTCAGATACGTTGCAGGATACGATGCGAGGCAGAAAGCCTGTCTCCCGGTAATCTATCTTTCTTCCGACTCTACCGGTTTTCGATGAAGAATAAACGGAACTCTTGCTTTTCAAATTACAGGGAGGTAGCCAGATGACCGCAGAACACAAAGGCGAAAAGATTTTACTTGTTGTTGCTCAGGAGCAGTTCAGGGATGAAGAATGCTTTGTTCCGAAGCAGCTATTCGAAGCTGCAGGAGCAAATGTTACGGTTGCAGCCGAGTTTAGGGAGACTGCAAAAGGGGCACTGGGAGGTACGATTAAACCTGACATAAGGATCTCCGATGCCAGAATTGAGGATTATGATGCGATCGTAATTTCCGGGGGCCCGGGTTCGAGAAAGTACCTCTGGGATAATCAGTACCTGAGTGGACTCGTAAAAGAAGCCGATTCCCTTAAAAAGGTGGTTTCTGCAATCTGCATCTCGCCTGTGATTCTGGCAAGAGCAGGAATCCTGAAGGGAAAGGAAAGCACTGTTTTCAGTAGCCCGGATACCGTGCGCGAACTTAAGGAGCATGGAGCTGTCTATCTGGACAGGGAAGTTGTAGTTTCGGGAAGGATAGTGACAGGACGAGACCCGAGAAGTGCGGAAGCCTTTGGAAAAGCCGTCCTTAAAGCCCTGAAAAAAGCCTGATCCCCAAAAATCGAACCCTAACAATCATGCTAACAATCATGCTAACAATCAAACCCTAAAAATTAACGTTAACAATTGAACACTAACTATTGAACTATAACAATCGAATCCCAACAGTTGAAGGCTACGATTTGGAAGCCGTAGCCTACGGATTGGAAACTATTCGATAGCAAAGCTGGTGCCCTGTTATGAATTCAGAACTCGAAGCCATACTGTCCTATCATCAGGATAGCAAGCATAACTTTAAAGCCTATGCTCCCGGTCCCCGGTTCCTTGAGATGTCAATTAAACCGGACCCTTTTCTAAATTACAAAGGAACTCCACTTTTAAAGCTCGATACCTGGAGTGAAGAAGATATTGAGTCCGAACTTTTACCGACATATGAACAGGCATTTTCTCCGGAGAAACTGGGGCCTTCGGGACTGAACCGGAACAGCATTTCTCAGCTTTTTTTTGACAGCTTTGCCCTTTCAGTCTGGAAAAAAGTAGGAAATACTCGCTGGGCACTCCGCATCAACCCTTCAAGCGGAAACCTTCACCCAACTGAGGTATACCTTATTACCGGACCGGTTCCGGAGCTTCTGGAAAAACCGGCTGTCTGTCATTACGCACCTTTGCAGCACGCCCTTGAGCTAAGAGTGGAATTTTCCCCGGAGACCTGGAAAAAACTGAGTTCCGGCTTTCCGGAAGGCACATTTTTCATAGGGCTGAATTCAATTTACTGGCGGGTTGCCTGGAAATACGGCATCAGGGCTTTTCGGTATGCAAACCATGACCTCGGGCATGCTATTGCTGCTCTTACCTTTGCTGCAGCAGGACTTGGCTGGAGGACGTGCCTCCTCAAGGATATGGGTTCGGAGGAAACAGGAAAACTTCTGGGCATTTCGGGAAGGCAGGGACCTGAAAAAGAGGAACCTGCCTGTCTGCTCGCAGTTTATCCGGCAGGAAAGGAGTACCCTTTGGGAAAGATCTCTTCCTCTGCACTTGCAGATTTTGAAAAGCTTACCTGGAAAGGGGTTCCTAATCGTTTAAGCCCTGCACATGTGGAATGGGCCGGGATTGAAAAGGCTGCTTCAGCAACCCAGAAGAAAGAAACTTCTTATGAAGACGAAAAAAAGCCTGAACCAAAGCCTGAAAGGAGAGCTGCAGGCTTGTCCTCGGTAATTTCCGGCGCTGGAGTCCATTCCAGCCTGGAGACGGTTTCTCTGCGTAGCGTTATTCACAGGAGAAGAAGTGCCCTTGAAATGAATAACAGTGCTTACATGGACGAAAACAGTTTCTATGGTATCCTACGCAGAACTCTTCCCGAGAAAAATCCCATTTTCGAGACGCTTGCTTCCGGACCTTTTGCACACCTGCTTCTCTTTGTAAACAGGGTGAAGGGGCTTCGTGAAGGACTTTATATCTTTCTGCGAAAAGCCGGAGAAGCGGAAGAGTTTAAAGCCGCCTTCAGACCGGATTTTCTCTGGGAAAAGCCTGAAAACTGCCCTTATGACCTTGAATTTTACCTGCTTATGGAAGAGGAATTGCATCATTTTGCAGCCCAGCTTTCATGTGCGCAGCGAAAAGCAGAAGACTCATGTTTTACTGCCTGCATGCTTTCGGAGTTCGAAGAGCCTCTGAAAACAAGCGGCTCATGGATGTACCCTCGCCTTTTCTGGGAATGCGGAGTCCTCGGGCAGCTTCTTTACTTGGAAGCCGAAGCTCGAGGTTTCAGGGGTTGCGGGATAGGGTGTTTTTTCGACGACCCTCTGCACGAAGCTCTGGGGCTTGAAGGGCTTGAGTATCAGGATCTCTACCACTTTGCAATGGGCTCGCCTCTTCAGGATATCGGGGTTTTGACCTTCCCTGCGTACAGGAAGTAACTCGGGAGAAAAGTTTGCTTCCGTCCTCCCTTCGTTTATTTCATTAATTCTTTTTGCCCCCGGTTTTTTGTCTTTGATTCTTTTTTCTTTACTTTTTTCTTTGTTCTGTTTTTTCTTTTCTTTTGTCCTTCCTGAAAGCTGCCCTTCTTACGAGTCCCGGCTGCTTTGCAGGAGGCATCTCACATCCTGAGCCCACATCACATTCAACCACAATTCCGCGGAGCAGGCGGCCCAGAATATCCGACCCTGTAACTATGCGCTTTTCCTCGCCCCAGTAAAGAATAAGGTCCTGGTCAATTACATCATCTTCCGGGTACTGAGGATATACCTTGAACTGCCGGATTACCTTCTCTAGCCTGGTTTTCGGAGACTTTACCACTACGGGAAAATGGCAGTAAGAAAGCGGAATGAAAGGCCCCTTCTTATAGACAGCATCTCTCAGGAAGCCGTCAGCATCCAGCACCATTACAGGCTCGTCTGTCGGGTTGGTGATGATTACCCATTTTCTTCCGGAGGCTTCTATTTTCTGGAGGAAAGGGTCAGCCGGATCCCGGTTGAATGCAGGAAAAACAGGGCGGTTGTTTTCAACAGGAAGAGAGATGACGCTCCTCGGGTCAATAATGGATCCTTCATCAGAAATGTTGACGTCGTCTATTGAAAGAAAGTTCAGGGCACCTATCCCTTCAAAGAGGCCGATATCGGTCTTCCCGGACTCGATATGTTTTTCAAGCATAATCCTCATTGCCTGCTCCCTGAACAGCTCCAGTTTTTCTCTGCCCAGCCACCAGTCAAGGATAAGGGCTGTCGGCTTTGCCACCGGATAGAGCAGCATCTGGTAAAAACGAATAAGAGGAGTCAGCTTTGCCCCAACTGAAAGCGCATTCCTGGAAAAATAAGCCTGAGGGGCAATCTCTCCGAAACAGGTAATCCCAAAGGTCGAGAAGAGAAAAGCTGAGGTTCCTGCCATTACGGAATCCGTAAGCAGAGCAATAAGGACATTTATGCCCACGTTCCCCCAGAGCATGGTAGTGAGCAGGAAATTGGAATCCTTTCGAAGCTGCAGGATTTTAATTGCATCTTTATTATTTGCTTCGGCTTCAATCTCAAGCCTCAGCCTCCCAAGGCCGAAAATCCCTATAGTCAGCCCTGAAAATATAGCAGACTGTGTCAGGCAAAGTGCAATTAGGATCCAGGTAATGATTTCATTCATTGTAAGTCTATAACCTCTATAAAATCTGTATAAACCTAATCGAATCCTTAATCAGTTAATCTATTATAAATTTAATCTCCTCACTTCAGGCTTGATTTCATCGCTTCATGCCTGATTTACCATTTCCCTGCCGGATAAACATTTTACCTGCTATTAAGTTACGTTTACCCTGATATAATTTAATTTGCTTCATCTCATTTTGTTTTATCCCAAAATCAGTTCACTTTTTTAATTTCTTTTATTACAGATATATATCGTAGACAGGTGACCCACTTACTTCAACTTCGAATTTGTTTCATTTTATGATCATCTCACAGTACTTAAACGGAATTTGAATTTACTCAACGTTTAACCTTTTGAGCCGCCTGCTATTGTATCGTATATTGAACATTCAAATGGTTTTGGATCTGCGAAATCATTTCAGGATACAACAGCCATCTCATTTTGACGATTATTTGACTGGTCATTTGTAAGTTTCTTGATTTAGTAAGTCTCGATTTAGTAAGTATCCTTATCGGTCAACCATACAAAGGAAAATATTGTAAGGAGAGCACTAATGCTTAATACTGCAGCCCGTGTATAAACCCTGCAATCTTTCGGACTCCCAGATGACTCCCAGATAGAAGATAACGCCCTTTCTGATCGTGATAAACATGGTAAAAGAAACGAAAAACACCGGATCGGCTGCTGAAGTTGCGGGGATTAGCCGTCCTGTACCCCCCTCTGATGGTGACACCCGTGACGCTGCCATAGAAAAACGAATCGTACTCACTATTGCGGTACTTGCCGGATTTATCACGCCTTTTGACGGTTCGGCAGTAAATATTGCCCTACCCACAATTGGAGCGGAATTTCATATGACAGCGATTGCCCTTTCCTGGGTTGCGACCGCGTACCTTCTGTCTTCAGCCGTGTTTCTTGTCCCGTTCGGAAAAATCGCAGATATTTACGGAAGGAAAAAGATTTTCCTCTACGGCATTGTTATCTTCAGTTTTGCATCCCTGCTGATGACCATGGTTCCTTCAACCGAACTGCTTATCATAATACGGGTTTTCCAGGGTTTGGGAAGTGCTATGATC containing:
- a CDS encoding DJ-1/PfpI family protein; its protein translation is MTAEHKGEKILLVVAQEQFRDEECFVPKQLFEAAGANVTVAAEFRETAKGALGGTIKPDIRISDARIEDYDAIVISGGPGSRKYLWDNQYLSGLVKEADSLKKVVSAICISPVILARAGILKGKESTVFSSPDTVRELKEHGAVYLDREVVVSGRIVTGRDPRSAEAFGKAVLKALKKA
- a CDS encoding nitroreductase family protein, with the translated sequence MNSELEAILSYHQDSKHNFKAYAPGPRFLEMSIKPDPFLNYKGTPLLKLDTWSEEDIESELLPTYEQAFSPEKLGPSGLNRNSISQLFFDSFALSVWKKVGNTRWALRINPSSGNLHPTEVYLITGPVPELLEKPAVCHYAPLQHALELRVEFSPETWKKLSSGFPEGTFFIGLNSIYWRVAWKYGIRAFRYANHDLGHAIAALTFAAAGLGWRTCLLKDMGSEETGKLLGISGRQGPEKEEPACLLAVYPAGKEYPLGKISSSALADFEKLTWKGVPNRLSPAHVEWAGIEKAASATQKKETSYEDEKKPEPKPERRAAGLSSVISGAGVHSSLETVSLRSVIHRRRSALEMNNSAYMDENSFYGILRRTLPEKNPIFETLASGPFAHLLLFVNRVKGLREGLYIFLRKAGEAEEFKAAFRPDFLWEKPENCPYDLEFYLLMEEELHHFAAQLSCAQRKAEDSCFTACMLSEFEEPLKTSGSWMYPRLFWECGVLGQLLYLEAEARGFRGCGIGCFFDDPLHEALGLEGLEYQDLYHFAMGSPLQDIGVLTFPAYRK
- a CDS encoding DUF21 domain-containing protein: MNEIITWILIALCLTQSAIFSGLTIGIFGLGRLRLEIEAEANNKDAIKILQLRKDSNFLLTTMLWGNVGINVLIALLTDSVMAGTSAFLFSTFGITCFGEIAPQAYFSRNALSVGAKLTPLIRFYQMLLYPVAKPTALILDWWLGREKLELFREQAMRIMLEKHIESGKTDIGLFEGIGALNFLSIDDVNISDEGSIIDPRSVISLPVENNRPVFPAFNRDPADPFLQKIEASGRKWVIITNPTDEPVMVLDADGFLRDAVYKKGPFIPLSYCHFPVVVKSPKTRLEKVIRQFKVYPQYPEDDVIDQDLILYWGEEKRIVTGSDILGRLLRGIVVECDVGSGCEMPPAKQPGLVRRAAFRKDKRKEKTEQRKK